In Nymphaea colorata isolate Beijing-Zhang1983 chromosome 5, ASM883128v2, whole genome shotgun sequence, one genomic interval encodes:
- the LOC116255058 gene encoding protein LURP-one-related 5-like: MNAANPVSSTPCTSPGEASPLVPKSLRRRSRPGHDVASAAAVNAILFPQFCSPSPSSLTIWRRSLLFHGKGYTVYDSTGSVVFRVDNYASDRPRETHLMDLSGNVLLTIRPSRKLGILERWEAFRGDGDREDGSVEKAKPLFIATKGLVGNSRYKITVSGSQMDYLIACTPGQGCYKIYHRNSLTNPLAEVLYKHIQVNQKCVNEPKITLGKDVLSFVHPTRNRPSDRDGTHHHQPCNEMIHCLAEHPLRINNCIVLPPALV; encoded by the exons ATGAACGCCGCAAATCCTGTGAGCTCTACCCCCTGTACGTCTCCCGGCGAGGCCTCTCCCCTTGTCCCAAAGAGTCTCCGGCGACGTTCACGTCCTGGCCACGATGTGGCCTCCGCCGCCGCCGTGAACGCCATCCTCTTCCCCCAGTTCTGCTCCCCCTCCCCATCTTCCCTCACCATCTGGCGGAGGTCGCTGCTCTTCCACGGCAAGGGCTACACCGTCTACGACTCCACCGGCAGCGTCGTCTTCCGGGTCGACAACTACGCGTCGGACCGCCCCCGAGAGACCCACCTCATGGACCTCTCCGGCAACGTCCTCCTCACCATCAGGCCCAGCAGG AAACTGGGCATCTTAGAGAGATGGGAAGCCTTCAGAGGAGATGGAGATCGTGAAGATGGATCAGTGGAGAAAGCTAAGCCACTGTTTATAGCCACAAAGGGCCTGGTTGGAAACTCAAGGTACAAAATCACTGTGAGTGGCAGCCAGATGGACTATCTCATCGCCTGCACTCCCGGCCAAGGCTGCTACAAGATCTACCATAGAAACTCCCTCACCAACCCACTTGCAGAGGTATTATACAAGCATATTCAG GTCAACCAGAAGTGTGTGAATGAACCAAAAATCACTTTGGGGAAAGATGTCCTCAGTTTTGTGCATCCGACCAGGAATCGACCTAGTGATCGTGATGGGACTCATCATCATCAACCATGCAATGAGATGATTCATTGCTTAGCTGAACACCCACTCAGGATCAACAACTGCATTGTTCTTCCTCCTGCATTAGTCTAA